In Nicotiana tabacum cultivar K326 chromosome 11, ASM71507v2, whole genome shotgun sequence, a single window of DNA contains:
- the LOC142166037 gene encoding uncharacterized protein LOC142166037 encodes MEDKVWWPKEIRSYPSKRNPDFWCEFHNNHSHKTADCRLLQGEIEHLLKQGYLVDLFSEKGKQTFMKNRQEPPKPPLPKRTVNVIRRGEEVNGMTYTAAKKTSKVTVTYEKRVRQVLKENSITFDDADNMMIPYNDALMQADDKVVPKARTLSGFDYSSVVTKGEIVLTTFAEGVVKDTKFQVIDRDMAYNMILGTPWIHDMDDVPSTLHQVIKFPS; translated from the exons ATGGAAGATAAGGTGTGGTGGCCAAAAGAAATTAGATCGTATCCTAGCAAAAGAaatccagatttctggtgcgagtttcataataaCCACAGTCATAAAACAGCAGATTGCAGATTGCTACAAGGTGAAATAGAGCATTTGTTAAAACAAGGTTATTTAGTCGATTTGTTTAGTGAAAAGGGTAAGCAAACGTTTATGAAGAATAGACAAGAGCCACCAAAACCTCCATTACCAAAAAGGACGGTTAATGTGATAAGGAGAGGAGAGGAGGTCAACGGCATGACATATACAGCTGCAAAAAAGACCTCAAAAGTCACGGTTACCTATGAAAAGCGAGTTCgccaagttttaaaagaaaacagtATAACGTTTGATGATGCAGATAACATGATGATCCCttacaacgatgcactg ATGCAAGCTGATGACAAAGTGGTGCCCAAAGCACGTACCTTATCTGGATTCGACTATTCAAGCGTTGTTACAAAAGGAGAAATAGTGCTTACCACATTTgcagaaggagttgtcaaagatACAAAATTCCAAGTAATAGATAGGGACATGGCGTATAATATGATACTTGGCACGCCTtggattcatgatatggatgATGTTCCATCTActttacatcaagttattaagttCCCTTCATAA